One genomic segment of Helianthus annuus cultivar XRQ/B chromosome 14, HanXRQr2.0-SUNRISE, whole genome shotgun sequence includes these proteins:
- the LOC110903780 gene encoding wall-associated receptor kinase-like 6, with the protein MLNLLKVSAMINPLRNKNMKQFQVFYILILILIAKSSAEYYPDDYAKKGCNVTCGNVSIPYPFGIGATCSVNKWYVIDCNSSIPYLSAFNNMEVLGVSLEEQTVTVDVPVISRCRSSAPNSNHIPSVDLGDSPFLFSASYNTLIVEGCGYAAILGYKGQLITGCSTICANNTTNESGFCFGLGCCQNTIPYNLKSYSVDLTGLKMLGEDGTCGSAFLGDERWFPSQSSPYDHPKTMNTSSFPIALKWFLTENDFNETLNCWERQSKEYGLWLDDGYIPIRKCYCGIGREGNPYLHYQCEESRDCRKCRKSEGICHYEQPYIDEFENWLFSCEPKVYYTQIFRRSSKSPLGVILGVSICMGLLFLAKFIYEMHKLIKRTIAKRKKEKFFKRNGGLLLKQQEANKEGLVDKTILFTSEELEKATDHFNENRILGRGGQGTVYKGMLADGRIVAVKKAKIVDESQLEVFINEVVILAQVNHRNVVQLLGCCLETEVPLLVSEFIPKGTLYDYIQDDTDELPFSLNMRLQIAAEVAGAVSYLHSEAPIPIYHRDIKTTNVLLDEKYRVKVSDFGTSRLVSVDQTHLTTLVKGTFGYFDPEYFQSSQFTEKSDVYSFGVVLLELFTSEKPISLTRFGEHRNLATHFMFAMEEGRVMSIFDPVLVHEDSKGVVLEIANLAMRCLNSNGKHRPTMKEVAMELEGMRMSQVPATIQTSYGHTNHNEDLPMFTDDESTPTTVSFKDNINE; encoded by the exons ATGTTGAATCTTCTTAAGGTTTCTGCTATGATCAATCCTTTACGTAACAAAAATATGAAGCAATTTCAAGTTTTTTATATACTTATTTTGATTTTAATAGCAAAATCATCAGCAGAATATTATCCTGATGATTACGCCAAGAAAGGATGCAACGTTACATGTGGGAACGTGTCGATTCCATACCCTTTTGGGATCGGAGCAACTTGTTCTGTCAACAAATGGTACGTTATTGATTGCAACTCCTCCATACCTTATCTCTCTGCATTCAACAACATGGAGGTGTTGGGTGTAAGCTTGGAAGAACAAACCGTCACTGTTGACGTCCCAGTAATCTCTCGTTGCCGGAGTTCAGCCCCAAATAGCAATCACATCCCAAGCGTCGACCTTGGTGACAGTCCCTTTCTTTTTTCTGCATCATATAACACACTCATTGTTGAGGGGTGTGGTTATGCTGCTATCTTGGGTTATAAGGGACAACTGATCACTGGATGTTCAACTATTTGCGCTAATAACACTACCAATGAAAGTGGTTTTTGTTTTGGGCTTGGTTGTTGCCAAAATACGATTCCCTACAATTTAAAATCGTACAGTGTGGATCTTACTGGCTTGAAAATGCTGGGTGAAGATGGAACTTGTGGGTCTGCCTTCTTGGGTGACGAACGATGGTTCCCTTCACAGTCTAGCCCGTACGACCATCCCAAGACGATGAATACCTCTTCTTTTCCAATAGCGCTTAAATGGTTCCTAACAGAAAACGATTTCAATGAAACTTTAAATTGTTGGGAACGACAGAGTAAAGAGTATGGACTGTGGTTGGATGATGGTTACATTCCTATAAGAAAGTGCTACTGTGGTATCGGGCGAGAAGGAAACCCCTATTTGCACTATCAGTGCGAAG AATCTCGAGATTGTAGAAAATGCCGGAAATCTGAAGGGATCTGTCACTATGAACAACCATATATTGATGAATTTGAGAATTGGTTGTTTAGTTGTGAGCCTAAAGTATATTACACTCAAATTTTCAGAAGAAGCAGCAAATCACCACTAGGTGTTATTCTTG GTGTTAGTATTTGCATGGGATTGCTTTTCCTTGCAAAATTCATCTATGAAATGCACAAACTAATCAAGAGAACCATAGCcaagagaaagaaagaaaagttttTTAAACGCAATGGTGGCTTACTTCTTAAACAACAAGAAGCAAATAAAGAGGGTTTAGTTGATAAAACCATACTTTTCACCTCCGAGGAGTTGGAAAAAGCCACCGACCATTTTAACGAGAATAGAATTCTTGGACGAGGAGGTCAAGGTACGGTGTATAAAGGCATGCTAGCGGATGGAAGGATTGTAGCAGTTAAGAAAGCAAAGATTGTTGACGAAAGCCAGTTAGAGGTATTCATCAATGAGGTTGTGATTCTGGCACAAGTCAATCATAGGAATGTGGTCCAGCTATTGGGATGTTGCCTAGAGACTGAGGTTCCTCTACTTGTCTCTGAGTTCATCCCAAAAGGCACCTTGTATGATTATATTCAAGATGATACCGATGAGTTACCATTCTCGTTGAACATGAGATTGCAAATTGCAGCTGAGGTTGCAGGAGCAGTTTCTTATTTACATTCAGAGGCTCCCATTCCAATATACCACAGGGACATAAAGACCACAAATGTACTTCTGGATGAAAAGTATAGAGTCAAAGTTTCAGATTTTGGAACTTCTAGGTTGGTATCAGTAGATCAAACTCACCTAACTACCTTAGTCAAAGGGACGTTTGGTTACTTTGATCCAGAGTACTTCCAGTCGAGTCAGTTCACCGAGAAAAGTGACGTGTATAGTTTTGGAGTTGTTTTGCTCGAACTTTTTACAAGTGAGAAGCCTATTTCCTTAACTAGATTTGGTGAACATAGAAATTTAGCTACACACTTTATGTTTGCTATGGAAGAAGGTCGTGTGATGTCTATATTTGACCCAGTGCTTGTACACGAGGATTCAAAGGGTGTGGTTTTGGAAATTGCCAACTTGGCAATGCGATGTTTGAATTCCAACGGGAAACATAGGCCAACAATGAAAGAAGTAGCCATGGAGTTAGAAGGCATGAGAATGTCACAAGTGCCTGCTACAATTCAAACTAGTTACGGACACACTAATCATAATGAAGATTTACCCATGTTTACGGATGACGAGTCAACACCAACAACAGTGAGTTTCAAAGACAACATTAATGAGTAA
- the LOC110907405 gene encoding synaptic defective enhancer 1-like, giving the protein MLKKLSCGFGGGYERLDSVGAASKKCPEKNLVLAKPETIGEIRLHHKHRPSPPPSTTTTTTTCRRHHRPPTSADHHHRPPPPPPPAAIDYHRYHLPSQTTATPTTTATLRRPPPPSSAATTRYCRPRPPIVVDATTTIDHHRRRPPPPTIATTTTTSTLRRPPPPFSAATSRYCRPPPPTVVAASTIDHHRHHPQPLTIATPTTTATLR; this is encoded by the exons ATGTTGAAAAAGTTGTCTTGCGGTTTCGGCGGAGGATACGAGCGGTTGGATAGTGTCGGAGCAGCTTCAAAGAAGTGCCCCGAGAAGAATTTGGTCTTGGCGAAACCAGAGACGATAGGCGAGATTCG CCTACATCACAAACACCGCCCATCACCTCCaccatctaccaccaccaccaccaccacctgccgtCGTCACCACCGGCCACCAAcctccgccgaccaccaccaccgtcctccGCCGCCACCGCCGCCCGCCGCCATCGACTACCATCGCTACCACCTGCCATCGCAAACCACCGCCACCCCGACCACTACCGCCACTctccgccgaccaccaccaccatcctccgctGCCACCACCCGCTATTGTCGACCACGGCCACCCATCGTTGTtgacgccaccaccaccatcgaccACCATCGCCGCCGCCCGCCACCACCGACCATCGCCACCACGACCACTACCTCTACCCtccgccggccaccaccaccattctCCGCGGCGACCTCACGCTACTGTCGACCACCGCCACCCACCGTCGTCGCCGCCTCCACCATCGACCACCATCGCCACCACCCGCAACCACTGACAATCGCCACCCCGACCACTACTGCCACCCTCCGCTGA